The window CTGTTGTTCGGACTCGCGGGTCGCCAACGAGGGAATGTGGGGCGTCGATCGACCGGGGACGGTTTTTACGCCCAGCAACATCGGCAATCAGGTCTGGGACGACGACGACGGCGACCGGATCATCGACGGGGGCGTCCTCTACCCGATTCACCACACCGGTACCGACGCCGTGGCCGTCGTGGGCCACACTGGCTGCGGGGCCGTCACCGCCGCCTACGGGGTCGCGACCGGCGCGGACCCGCCCGGACCGCGCGGCGTCGACAAGTGGGTCGACATGCTCGTCCCCGTCGTCGAAGAGGGCCTCGAGAGCGACCCCATCGACCGCGACGCGGACAAGGCGCTCGTGATCAACCAGCTCGTCGAGTACAACGTCGGCTATCAGGCCCGCTTGCTGCGTGCCGCCGATGACGTCCCGGATCGGGTCGACGTCTACGGCTTCGTCTACGACTTCCAGGGGATTTACGGCGATCGCCCCGGCCGAACCTACCTCGTTACCGTCGACGGCGAGACCGACCCCGACACGCTCCGCGAGCTGGTGCCTGCGGGTTACGCATCGACGGTCAAGAGCCTGCTGTACGGCGGCGAATCCGACGACTGATGGCCGGTCGTCGCGGTCAGTCCTCCGCCGGCGACGTCGCGACCGGCGTCGTCCGTTCCGGTACCGTCGCCGTCTCCGCATCGCTCGCCCACTCGAGATCACCCGCGTAGTGGAACGACTCGTTGTCCCGCTCGGGATCGACGACGGTCAGGTCGCCGATCCAGCCGTTGTCGAGCAGTTCCCGGACGTCCTCGTGCTCGCGGAGGATCTCGGTCACGCGCTCGACCGGCGCGTGGATCACCGCGGTCAGCCGCAGCGGCTGGTGGAACGGCCGCTCGTCGTCGAGCTTGAGCGACTGCAGCGGGAGTCCGGTCATCAGGTCGCCGCCGTTGCCCTGCACGACGCCGACGTTACCCACTGGGTTCTGGGTGATCTTCGAACCGCTCCCGTAGACGCCGTTGTCGACCGTCGCGAAGTAGTACTGGTTGTTGATCCACTGCGTGACCACGAGCGGGCCGAGCATGATCAATTCGAGTGCCTCCCCGTCGGGGTCGGTCGACCAGTCGTAGGAGTGGAGGAACGCGCGGCCGTCGAGATTCCGGTCGTCGGTCAGTTCCCGCGGTCCGATGACGAACGAAGCGTTGCCGGCCAGCCCCCACTCGGGGCGGGTTTCCGCCCAGTCCGCCGCCTTGCGTTTTACCTCGGTGACGGCGTCGTCGGGGTCGTCGACCGACGGGGTACGCTCGGCCGCGGAGCCGGCGCGAGCCCGCTCGAGGTCCTCGCGCAGGGACTCGAGGTCTTCGCGGTGGCTCTCGGGAATGCCGTCGTCGAACAGCGTGATCTCGTCGGTGGTCGTGTTGTGCTCGCCCGCCAGGAAGACGGTGTCCTCGGGGATTTCGAACCCGCGCTCGCGAAGGGCGGCTCTGACGTCCTCGTCGTTACAAATCTCCGCGAGCACGCGGGCGTTCGGACCGCCGGGATTTCCGGCACAGGCGCCACAGTCGAGGCTCGAGTCGAAGGGGTTGTTCGTCGTGTGGCTCGAGTGGCCCGTAAAAACGACCAGCCGGGCGAACTCCGTCCACCCCATAAGCTGGAAGGCGGTCCGGGCGTACTCGACTTTCTCCTCGTGGCTCATCCGCGGGTACTCGATCGTGGGGGAACAGAACTCGTGGGGGCTCGGGATGCGGTCGTCGACGGCGTCGTCGAGTTCGGAGATGGCGGCGGGGGCGAGGGTACGAGCCACCAGGGCCGAACCGTACGCGGTCCCGGCACCCTCGACGAACGGGAACGCGGCG of the Halobiforma lacisalsi AJ5 genome contains:
- a CDS encoding carbonic anhydrase encodes the protein MEIDRETLERLLAGNRRHVESLPDDYFADVQTGQHPTVVAVCCSDSRVANEGMWGVDRPGTVFTPSNIGNQVWDDDDGDRIIDGGVLYPIHHTGTDAVAVVGHTGCGAVTAAYGVATGADPPGPRGVDKWVDMLVPVVEEGLESDPIDRDADKALVINQLVEYNVGYQARLLRAADDVPDRVDVYGFVYDFQGIYGDRPGRTYLVTVDGETDPDTLRELVPAGYASTVKSLLYGGESDD
- a CDS encoding DUF2309 domain-containing protein — translated: MTRESDDRRRIETSIDRAAARIGSVWRLHSFVTANPLSGFEDEPFHRAVAEGERLFGGRGYPHPSVFRQAWEDGRIAPDVLREELEAHGIDEEPEALLDELAAAEAERDRGGETDDATAAVDRVLSKWLAAFLDEGEATWPMPNREDGFYAAWRQVAPHDGDVPGCDDADDLPETAIEALESVLGDYPEGRWVDILEHHLAALPGWSGFVKQRVDDDDAWQETYPITMAEYLAVRLTLSELLDAPIEPDDTDPDDAEEDVPLPEVWLTAWEKSYRRRLLEGIDDSVTESSHGDGERPAAQLVFCIDTRSEIIRRHVEDQGPYETHGYAGFFGIPMQYRGYDSDAVADACPPIVEAEHLVTDEPDTDYDRAEKTTYDRWHGLVRATRKHFKRLKTNVVAAFPFVEGAGTAYGSALVARTLAPAAISELDDAVDDRIPSPHEFCSPTIEYPRMSHEEKVEYARTAFQLMGWTEFARLVVFTGHSSHTTNNPFDSSLDCGACAGNPGGPNARVLAEICNDEDVRAALRERGFEIPEDTVFLAGEHNTTTDEITLFDDGIPESHREDLESLREDLERARAGSAAERTPSVDDPDDAVTEVKRKAADWAETRPEWGLAGNASFVIGPRELTDDRNLDGRAFLHSYDWSTDPDGEALELIMLGPLVVTQWINNQYYFATVDNGVYGSGSKITQNPVGNVGVVQGNGGDLMTGLPLQSLKLDDERPFHQPLRLTAVIHAPVERVTEILREHEDVRELLDNGWIGDLTVVDPERDNESFHYAGDLEWASDAETATVPERTTPVATSPAED